The following DNA comes from Enterobacter sp. SA187.
CGGCAGGGCAGGGCGATCGTCTTCCAGATCGGCGGTCGGAGCCTTTTTATACAGGTGCTCCGGGCAGTTCAGCTGCGCCAGCAGCTGTTTTCCCTGACGTTTGTTCAGGCGGAACAGCGGGTTGATATCGGTGCCGCCATCGCCATATTTGGTGTAAAAGCCGGTCACGGCTTCCGCCGCATGGTCTGTTCCCACGACCACGCCTTTGGTCATTCCGGCGATGCTGTACTGCGCTTTCATACGCTCACGGGCTTTTTCGTTGCCGCGAATGAAATCGCTTAATTCGATGCCCGCGTCGCGCAGCGCCTGCTCGCTCGCCAGCACTGCCGCTTTAATATTCACCACCAGCACGCGATCCGGCCCGATGAAGTTGATCGCATCCTGACAATCCTTTTCATCCGCCTGTACGCCGTGGGGCAAGCGTACCGCGATAAAGGCGTAGCTTTCGTCGCCGGTTTCCTGGCGCAGCTCGCTGATAGCCATCTGGCTGAGCTTACCGGCGAGCGTCGAATCCTGACCGCCGCTGATGCCCAGCACCAGTGACTTCAGAAAGGGATGCGCTTTAAGATAGGATTTCAAAAAATCCACGCTACGGCGAATTTCTTCTTCTGCATCGATGCGCGGCTTAACGCCCAGCGCCTGAATAATGTCTTGTTGCAGCGTCATGACAACACTCTCCGTCTGTCGCCCTTGAGGGCAGATGTTAAGTAGCAATCTTTTCAAATTAACCCGTTGTGGCTAAAACGACAAGGCGCGACGGCGCAGGGAGCGCAAATAACCACCTTTTGTCTGTCTCTCTTTGTTTTATTAGATTTTTCTTAAAGTTAAGTCAATGTCGTCAGGAGGTTGAAAAAAGTTATTTTATATTCCAGGCTTAGATAACGCGCTGATACACAAGCGGATAACAAGAGGAAGGATCAATATGAACAAGAAACTCGCAGGAATTTTGGGTACCGCGGCCGTAATGACCATGCTGGCAGGTTGTACTGCTTACGATCGTACTAAAGATCAGGTG
Coding sequences within:
- the nadE gene encoding ammonia-dependent NAD(+) synthetase produces the protein MTLQQDIIQALGVKPRIDAEEEIRRSVDFLKSYLKAHPFLKSLVLGISGGQDSTLAGKLSQMAISELRQETGDESYAFIAVRLPHGVQADEKDCQDAINFIGPDRVLVVNIKAAVLASEQALRDAGIELSDFIRGNEKARERMKAQYSIAGMTKGVVVGTDHAAEAVTGFYTKYGDGGTDINPLFRLNKRQGKQLLAQLNCPEHLYKKAPTADLEDDRPALPDEVALGVTYEMIDDYLEGKTIDETHARTIEGWYLKTEHKRRLPVTVFDDFWKK